The Verrucomicrobium spinosum DSM 4136 = JCM 18804 genome includes a region encoding these proteins:
- a CDS encoding IucA/IucC family protein — translation MDPQNPIRAEKLQEGVGYTPDEADSRVIRQFVEALLFERLVKYHVAPRTASSPGAHDAAPIYDMQVDFPVGELHFRCLAAFSSFDRVRIAHGTVVQIVGDKPTAFRLADLLRAMEVPPAGKQRLLEELTQTIELHRWNRAHLDHHRNPRRELGFQALESAIVEGHQYHPSFKTRTGFSLADHQAYGSEAGSTFQLHFVAVSRDLLRTALPGNEADFWKAELGAATCDWLAGRLEELGGDFEHYFIVPTHPWQAKDLRERGFGEALDSGALIPLGPAGDYYHASQSLRTLVNASHPEKANIKLPLDIVCTSSRRNLEPHFVCTAPLLSQWLVSLVAEDPFLQEGNRLQLLSEYAAVSYEPEEDEDTAGLLGVIFRESIVGRLGEGEVAIPFTSLTLVESDGRPFIADWIETYGAERWAERLIEVVVMPIWHMLVHHGIAFEAHAQNLILVQQNGWPKRIVLRDFHEDTEFVPEFLGRPETEPDFASVDPFFETIPLDDGYRMDLVESLRQLYVDTVYVFNLADVSFLLERFHGLAEKEFWGLVRAKLDAYAASGVTEASRIASLEADKAGIIVESLLTKTIHRGGTLDYYEHEVRNTLSREAP, via the coding sequence TTGGATCCACAAAACCCCATTCGTGCTGAGAAACTGCAAGAAGGCGTTGGATACACTCCGGACGAGGCAGACAGCCGCGTCATCCGTCAGTTCGTTGAAGCCTTGTTGTTTGAGCGGTTGGTGAAATACCACGTTGCGCCTCGTACCGCGTCCTCTCCCGGAGCGCACGATGCAGCGCCCATCTACGACATGCAGGTGGACTTTCCGGTGGGAGAACTGCATTTCCGGTGTCTGGCAGCTTTTTCGTCCTTCGACCGCGTGCGGATCGCGCATGGAACCGTGGTCCAGATTGTCGGGGACAAACCCACAGCCTTCCGCCTGGCAGATCTCCTCCGGGCGATGGAGGTGCCACCGGCGGGGAAACAACGCCTGCTTGAGGAACTGACGCAGACGATTGAACTCCACCGGTGGAACCGCGCCCACCTCGATCACCACCGGAACCCTCGCCGGGAACTTGGTTTTCAGGCGTTGGAATCGGCCATCGTCGAAGGACACCAGTACCACCCGAGCTTCAAGACTCGGACGGGGTTTTCCCTTGCTGATCATCAAGCCTATGGCTCGGAAGCGGGCAGCACCTTCCAGTTGCATTTCGTGGCCGTGAGCCGTGACCTTCTGCGGACCGCATTGCCCGGGAACGAAGCCGACTTCTGGAAGGCGGAACTGGGTGCCGCCACCTGCGACTGGCTCGCCGGGCGGCTTGAAGAGCTCGGCGGCGACTTCGAGCATTATTTCATCGTTCCCACCCACCCCTGGCAGGCCAAGGATCTGCGGGAACGTGGCTTCGGAGAGGCTCTCGACTCAGGGGCCTTGATTCCGCTCGGCCCGGCGGGCGATTATTATCATGCTTCCCAGTCGCTGCGCACGCTGGTCAATGCCTCTCATCCCGAGAAGGCGAATATCAAGCTGCCGCTCGACATCGTTTGCACCTCGTCACGCCGCAATCTTGAGCCGCACTTCGTCTGCACGGCTCCTCTCCTTTCCCAGTGGCTGGTTTCCCTCGTCGCGGAGGATCCCTTCCTCCAGGAGGGCAACCGCCTGCAACTGCTCAGCGAGTACGCCGCGGTCTCTTACGAGCCAGAGGAAGACGAGGACACGGCGGGGCTGCTCGGGGTCATTTTCCGAGAGAGCATCGTCGGCCGACTGGGAGAGGGGGAGGTGGCGATCCCCTTTACCTCCCTGACATTGGTTGAATCTGATGGGCGCCCCTTCATTGCTGACTGGATCGAAACCTACGGTGCCGAACGCTGGGCCGAACGACTCATCGAGGTCGTGGTGATGCCTATCTGGCACATGCTCGTCCATCACGGCATCGCCTTCGAGGCGCACGCACAGAACCTCATTCTCGTCCAACAGAACGGTTGGCCGAAACGGATCGTACTGCGCGACTTCCACGAAGACACCGAATTCGTTCCCGAGTTCCTCGGTCGTCCCGAAACCGAACCGGACTTCGCCTCTGTTGATCCCTTCTTCGAAACCATCCCGCTCGACGACGGCTATCGCATGGACTTGGTCGAGTCCCTGCGACAGCTCTATGTGGACACGGTTTACGTCTTCAACCTCGCGGATGTGTCGTTCCTGCTGGAGCGCTTTCATGGCCTCGCCGAAAAGGAATTCTGGGGCCTTGTAAGAGCGAAGCTGGACGCCTATGCCGCATCCGGAGTCACTGAAGCCTCGCGCATCGCGAGCCTCGAAGCGGACAAAGCCGGCATCATTGTGGAGTCACTTTTGACCAAAACCATCCACCGCGGCGGAACGCTCGACTACTACGAGCACGAAGTCCGGAACACTCTGAGCCGCGAAGCGCCATGA
- a CDS encoding AMP-binding protein has protein sequence MIHVDDQSYDKGYFKNRFAQFDSHPVLSGCAGRRLAVCLQDTALWVALCLYIKEKGGAVFPLPIDTPLEGARRRAERSGCEVLLVTSHDEELGVVAIDAGNALPDAPAGLIQTSSGTTGEPKFIERSWASINTEIESYVSHFPEANDWAPIVACPATHSYGLICGILVALRRGLQPVIIRNFNPKFILRKLREAPSSILYSSPAMITTLAMLVKEGEPLWAVMTSGTVLQKATFEKLAKKVRHLYQQYGCSEAGCLSLGTGLLAANDQGKPLPHIAIAAGTNAGEPADIVVTLPDGRTVETRDLGYFIGDRLHFVSRIDEMINVAGFNVYPGEVEEVVLAMPGIRDAVVFKRSRGFGGEQVCLHFVSEETIPAEVVREFCAGRLATHQIPMNIARVEAIPRLPNGKISRKALAEAPPAPSLTF, from the coding sequence ATGATCCACGTTGACGACCAGTCCTACGACAAGGGATATTTCAAAAACCGGTTCGCCCAGTTTGACTCCCACCCCGTGCTCTCCGGATGCGCCGGGCGCCGCCTCGCGGTGTGCCTGCAAGACACCGCCCTGTGGGTTGCCCTCTGCCTCTACATCAAGGAAAAAGGCGGCGCCGTATTTCCTCTACCCATCGACACACCGCTGGAGGGCGCACGCCGCCGCGCCGAGCGCAGCGGCTGCGAGGTCCTGCTTGTCACCTCTCACGACGAGGAGCTTGGAGTCGTCGCGATCGATGCGGGAAATGCTCTTCCCGACGCCCCGGCCGGGCTCATCCAGACGAGTTCCGGAACCACCGGCGAACCCAAGTTCATCGAACGGAGCTGGGCCAGCATCAACACGGAAATCGAAAGCTATGTGAGCCATTTTCCTGAGGCGAACGACTGGGCGCCCATTGTGGCCTGCCCGGCCACCCACTCGTATGGGCTGATCTGCGGGATTCTCGTCGCGCTACGGCGGGGCCTGCAGCCGGTCATCATCCGGAACTTCAATCCGAAGTTTATTCTCCGGAAATTACGCGAGGCGCCATCCTCCATTCTCTACTCGTCCCCGGCCATGATCACCACGCTGGCCATGCTGGTGAAGGAGGGGGAACCACTGTGGGCGGTGATGACCTCAGGCACGGTGCTCCAGAAGGCGACCTTCGAAAAGCTTGCGAAAAAGGTGCGCCATCTCTACCAGCAGTACGGCTGTTCCGAGGCGGGCTGCCTGTCCCTCGGCACCGGGCTTCTCGCAGCGAATGACCAGGGCAAACCTCTGCCACACATCGCCATTGCCGCAGGAACCAACGCCGGGGAACCTGCTGACATCGTCGTGACCCTGCCCGATGGCCGGACCGTGGAGACGCGCGACCTGGGTTATTTCATCGGTGACCGGCTGCACTTTGTCTCGCGGATCGATGAAATGATCAATGTCGCGGGATTCAACGTCTATCCCGGCGAAGTCGAGGAGGTCGTCCTCGCGATGCCCGGCATTCGGGACGCGGTGGTTTTCAAAAGGAGCCGCGGGTTTGGGGGCGAGCAGGTTTGTCTTCACTTCGTCTCGGAAGAAACCATCCCCGCGGAAGTCGTGCGCGAATTCTGCGCCGGACGCCTCGCCACGCACCAGATCCCCATGAACATCGCGCGCGTGGAAGCCATCCCCCGCCTGCCCAACGGAAAAATCAGCCGCAAGGCCCTCGCAGAGGCCCCTCCCGCACCCTCCCTGACATTCTGA
- a CDS encoding DUF6005 family protein, with product MKTREQIVESIYQSLASNMPHLDLSGFHSDARLKEDLGLDSADTLELLVSLEVKYNLSLPDSAIMDKDFSTVRAVAKLFYDAQPRPNPEKLLEYEEDIKLHCFVSCLSEVIKRFNFDQRTLYFGVWDSEIVVTEKCQISYHSERISHQFFLDWYERLFGIKVEPWFDHDISREENVRRLVSLVENRTPDQHIMVMLDMHRLPERVNEFNKDPFPHYLMLGPTEKPETWFVYDPDYRWEGVTTKERLLHAARHPAVGGGYVFSDKSAHEPHPTQIRAYYEHCMLLGRHLMTEAVRQVIEAHLGGCDKNGDELPLAALRHALDDVPILSIRKYSYEHGFAFFWRELELEEAEFDHWCEVIDELAKTYTLIQFHAIKLATTGDRRLGDKIFDLLDKQVERENRIKARMQEVFEMWCEQNFSRETTAIAELESVR from the coding sequence ATGAAAACGAGAGAACAAATCGTCGAGAGCATCTATCAATCGCTCGCGAGCAACATGCCGCACCTCGATCTGAGCGGCTTCCACAGCGACGCGCGGCTGAAAGAGGACCTCGGACTCGACTCGGCCGACACGCTCGAACTCCTCGTCAGCCTGGAGGTGAAATACAACCTCTCCCTGCCTGACTCCGCCATCATGGACAAGGACTTCTCCACGGTGCGTGCCGTGGCCAAGCTCTTTTACGACGCCCAGCCACGCCCCAATCCTGAGAAACTGCTGGAGTACGAGGAGGACATCAAACTCCACTGCTTCGTAAGCTGCCTCAGCGAAGTGATCAAGCGCTTCAACTTCGACCAGCGCACCCTCTACTTTGGCGTCTGGGATTCAGAGATCGTCGTCACCGAGAAGTGCCAGATTTCCTACCACAGCGAGCGGATCAGTCATCAGTTTTTCCTCGACTGGTATGAAAGGCTCTTCGGCATCAAGGTCGAGCCCTGGTTCGACCATGACATAAGCCGCGAGGAAAATGTCCGACGTCTGGTCTCCCTCGTGGAGAACCGTACGCCCGACCAGCACATCATGGTGATGCTCGACATGCACCGCCTTCCCGAACGCGTGAACGAGTTCAACAAGGACCCCTTCCCGCACTATCTGATGCTCGGTCCGACGGAGAAGCCGGAGACATGGTTCGTGTACGACCCCGACTACCGGTGGGAGGGAGTGACGACCAAGGAGCGGCTCCTCCATGCGGCTCGGCACCCCGCCGTGGGTGGCGGCTACGTCTTCTCCGACAAATCCGCGCACGAACCGCACCCGACCCAGATCCGCGCTTATTACGAGCACTGCATGCTCCTCGGCCGCCATCTCATGACCGAGGCGGTGCGCCAGGTCATCGAGGCCCATCTCGGAGGCTGTGACAAGAACGGCGACGAACTGCCGCTTGCGGCCTTGCGGCACGCCCTCGACGACGTGCCCATCCTTTCCATCCGCAAGTACTCCTACGAGCATGGCTTCGCTTTCTTCTGGCGCGAGCTGGAACTGGAGGAGGCGGAGTTCGACCACTGGTGCGAGGTCATCGACGAACTGGCGAAGACTTACACCCTCATCCAGTTCCACGCCATCAAGCTGGCCACCACCGGCGACCGCCGACTCGGCGACAAGATTTTCGACCTGCTCGACAAACAAGTTGAGCGCGAGAACCGCATCAAGGCGCGGATGCAGGAGGTTTTCGAGATGTGGTGCGAGCAAAACTTCTCCCGGG